In a genomic window of Saccharomyces kudriavzevii IFO 1802 strain IFO1802 genome assembly, chromosome: 2:
- the DER1 gene encoding derlin (similar to Saccharomyces cerevisiae DER1 (YBR201W); ancestral locus Anc_8.535): MDAVILNLLGDIPLVTRLWTIGCLLLSGLTSLRIVDPTKVLYSYDLVFKKGQYGRLIYSIFDYGGFNWISMLNIFVSANHLSMLENSFNLKRRFCWILFLLLVILVKMTSIVQPIASLGVLLHENLVYYELKKNGNQMNIRLFGGIDISPSIFPVYMNAVQYFVYKRNWLEIAMNFLPGHFIYYMDDVIGKVYGIDLCKSPYDWFQNTETP, encoded by the coding sequence ATGGATGCTGTAATACTGAATCTCCTGGGGGACATCCCTTTGGTCACGAGGTTATGGACCATAGGCTGTCTTCTACTATCTGGTCTCACAAGCCTACGAATTGTGGATCCAACAAAGGTATTGTATAGTTATGATTTAGTGTTCAAAAAGGGGCAGTACGGTAGACTGATTTATTCGATATTCGATTACGGTGGGTTTAATTGGATATCTATGCTAAACATTTTTGTCAGCGCGAATCATTTGTCAATGCTGGAGAACTCattcaatttgaaaagaaggttttgttggatattatttttacttttgGTAATATTGGTCAAAATGACGAGCATTGTACAACCGATTGCATCACTCGGTGTTCTACTGCATGAAAATCTCGTATACTATGAACTTAAAAAAAACGGAAATCAAATGAATATACGGCTTTTTGGTGGTATAGATATTTCACCATCTATATTTCCTGTTTATATGAATGCGGTACAGTATTTTGTATACAAGCGGAATTGGTTAGAAATCGCCATGAATTTCTTGCCCGGCCACTTCATTTATTACATGGATGATGTAATAGGTAAAGTATACGGCATCGATTTGTGCAAGTCGCCATACGACTGGTTCCAAAACACCGAAACGCCCTAA
- the BEM1 gene encoding phosphatidylinositol-3-phosphate-binding protein BEM1 (similar to Saccharomyces cerevisiae BEM1 (YBR200W); ancestral locus Anc_8.539), translating into MLKNFKLSKRDSNGSKGRITSADISTPSHDNGGVIKHIKTVPVRYLSSSSSTPVKKQLDSSPKNGHNSKDISSPEKVIKAKYSYQAQTLKELSFNEGEFFYVSGDEKDWYRASNPSTGKQGVVPKSYFEVFDRTRPSSVNGTSTSSRKVTNESLNMGSLYAIVLYDFKAEKADELTTFVGENLFICAHHNCEWFIAKPIGRLGGPGLVPVGFVSIIDIATGYATGNDVIEDINSVNLPTVQEWKSNIAKYKASNISLGSVEQQQQSVTKPHCKSAKLIDGELLMKASVESFGLEDEKYWFLVCCELSNGKTRQLKRYYQDFYDLQVQLLDAFPAEAGKLRDADGQWSKRIMPYIPGPVPYVTNSITKKRKEDLNIYVADLVNLPEYISRSEMVHSLFVVLDNGFDKEFDSDEHQNNIKTLQENDTATFVTPSQASILASNNQDNTLTGEDLKLSGKLSDLSLSASKQPSAQSTSSLKTTKIKFYYKDDIFALMLRSDTSYKELRSRIAPRIDTAHFKLRTKLSDGNGEEIKADSQVSDIIEAKLKIAVHDIEL; encoded by the coding sequence atgttgaaaaacttcaaactCTCAAAAAGAGACAGCAATGGGTCAAAAGGTAGAATCACGTCGGCAGATATTTCGACCCCTTCCCACGATAATGGAGGCGTCATAAAGCATATCAAAACGGTACCTGTTAGGTACCTCtcctcatcctcttctACCCCAGTGAAAAAACAACTGGATTCCTCGCCAAAGAACGGACATAACTCCAAAGACATTTCTTCCCCTGAAAAAGTTATAAAAGCCAAGTATAGCTACCAGGCACAAACCTTAAAAGAACTGTCCTTCAACGAAGGTGAATTTTTCTACGTATCTGGAGATGAGAAGGATTGGTATAGGGCTTCGAACCCATCTACTGGAAAGCAAGGCGTTGTTCCTAAAAGCTATTTTGAAGTATTCGATAGAACCAGACCTTCTTCCGTGAATGGAACAAGTACTTCGAGTCGAAAAGTTACAAATGAATCGTTAAACATGGGTTCCTTGTATGCCATTGTTCTATATGATTTTAAAGCAGAAAAAGCGGATGAATTAACGACTTTTGTGGGAGAGAATTTGTTTATTTGCGCTCATCATAACTGTGAATGGTTTATTGCTAAGCCAATTGGGCGACTTGGCGGTCCTGGCCTCGTTCCAGTTGGATTCGTTAGTATCATAGATATTGCCACAGGATATGCGACAGGTAATGACGTGATAGAAGACATCAATTCTGTCAATTTACCAACTGTTCAAGAATGGAAAAGCAACATTGCAAAGTATAAAGCTAGTAATATCAGCCTCGGTTCTGtggaacaacaacagcagtcCGTTACAAAACCGCACTGTAAAAGCGCAAAGCTAATTGATGGTGAACTACTAATGAAAGCCTCTGTCGAATCGTTTGGATTAGAAGACGAAAAGTATTGGTTTTTGGTTTGTTGCGAACTATCCAATGGTAAGACGAGGCAACTGAAAAGGTACTATCAGGACTTCTACGATCTTCAAGTTCAACTATTAGATGCATTCCCAGCGGAGGCAGGTAAACTAAGAGATGCAGATGGTCAATGGTCCAAACGTATAATGCCCTATATTCCAGGGCCTGTTCCGTATGTCACGAACAGTATAACgaaaaagaggaaggaGGATTTAAATATCTATGTTGCAGACCTAGTAAATCTTCCTGAATACATATCTCGATCAGAAATGGTTCACTCCTTATTCGTTGTCCTGGATAATGGATTTGACAAGGAATTTGATAGTGACGAACATCAAAACAATATCAAAACGCTACAAGAAAACGACACGGCAACGTTCGTAACTCCATCTCAGGCTTCTATTTTAGCTTCAAATAACCAAGATAACACTTTGACTGGGGAAGACTTGAAGTTAAGTGGCAAACTCTCAGATTTATCTTTATCCGCTTCCAAGCAGCCATCCGCGCAATCAACTTCCAGCTTGAAAACAACGAAGATCAAATTCTACTACAAAGATGATATTTTCGCGTTAATGCTGAGAAGTGACACATCCTATAAAGAACTTCGCAGTAGAATCGCTCCGAGAATTGACACAGCACACTTTAAATTGCGAACCAAACTATCGGATGGTAATGGTGAGGAGATCAAAGCCGACTCGCAAGTTAGTGATATTATCGAGgctaaattgaaaattgcTGTCCATGACATTGAACTGTAG
- the KTR4 gene encoding putative mannosyltransferase (similar to Saccharomyces cerevisiae KTR4 (YBR199W); ancestral locus Anc_8.541), whose protein sequence is MRYFSKRTLKPLFSVVILIAIVVTVALYVTNEDYLQAVKDSAKSHYAAVREGYNSITGDTESSEELPDHDTEILNNILDRLHEPLYDKDTFDPVEVLAENEQLYDEILAQEITEPKVDNLVRSGDPLSGKGNGTILSLVKNSDLENIIGSIRQLEKQYNKNFGYPYTFLNDEEFTDEFKDGIRNILPKDRIVNFGIISPDKWNMPDGIDRERYDKEMEKMETGEVSYAKVESYHNMCRFYSKEYYNHPLLSEYRYVWRLEPSVDFYCKIEYDIFQFMSMNDKIYGFVLNVYDDPETIRTLWTSTMEFVKEHPDYLNVGGAFKWLKDNSQNPKCYEDTQGYSTCHFWTNFEIVDLEFLRSEPYEQYVQFLDKKGGFYYERWGDAPVRSLALALFADKSRIHWFRDIGYHHLPYANCPTCPDDSDRCNGTCIPGKFSDFEDKIMYKQNCQATWIKHSMTDEELHMY, encoded by the coding sequence ATgagatatttttcaaagaggaCTCTGAAACCCTTGTTTTCAGTAGTTATTCTGATAGCGATTGTCGTAACGGTTGCTCTCTACGTTACGAATGAGGACTATTTGCAAGCAGTCAAGGATAGTGCCAAATCTCATTACGCTGCTGTGCGGGAAGGCTATAATAGCATCACAGGTGATACCGAAAGCTCTGAAGAGCTTCCAGATCATGACACTGAAATTCTGAACAATATATTGGATAGGTTACATGAGCCTCTTTATGATAAGGACACATTTGATCCTGTTGAAGTCCTTGCTGAGAATGAACAGTTGTACGATGAGATTTTAGCTCAAGAAATTACTGAGCCAAAAGTAGACAATTTGGTACGCAGCGGGGATCCATTATCGGGCAAGGGAAATGGAACCATTTTGAGTTTGGTGAAAAACAGTGACTTGGAGAATATTATAGGAAGTATTCGGCAACTTGAAAAGCAATACAATAAGAATTTTGGCTATCCTTATACCTTCCTTAACGATGAGGAATTCACGGACGAATTCAAAGATGGCATACGGAACATTTTACCTAAGGATCGAATCGTAAATTTCGGTATCATTAGTCCTGACAAATGGAATATGCCTGATGGTATCGACAGGGAAAGATACgataaagaaatggaaaaaatggagACGGGAGAAGTTTCATACGCCAAAGTGGAATCATACCATAACATGTGTCGTTTCTATTCCAAAGAATACTATAATCACCCCCTCCTCTCCGAGTACAGATACGTGTGGAGACTAGAACCAAGCGTCGATTTCTATTGCAAAATCGAATACGACATTTTCCAGTTCATGAGCATGAACGACAAGATCTATGGATTTGTTTTGAATGTTTACGACGATCCCGAGACTATCAGAACGCTCTGGACTTCCACAATGGAGTTTGTTAAAGAACATCCGGATTATTTAAATGTTGGTGGAGCTTTCAAATGGCTGAAAGATAATTCTCAAAACCCAAAATGTTATGAAGATACTCAGGGATATTCTACTTGTCACTTCTGgacaaattttgaaatagtTGATTTGGAGTTTCTGAGGTCAGAACCTTATGAACAGTACGTGCAATTTCTTGACAAGAAAGGAGGATTCTACTATGAAAGATGGGGTGACGCCCCTGTGAGAAGTCTTGCACTTGCACTGTTTGCCGATAAATCGCGAATTCATTGGTTTAGAGACATAGGCTATCATCACCTTCCCTACGCGAATTGTCCAACTTGTCCGGACGATTCAGACAGATGCAATGGGACATGTATACCAGGCAAATTTagtgattttgaagacaaGATCATGTACAAACAAAATTGTCAGGCAACGTGGATTAAACATTCTATGACTGACGAAGAGTTGCATATGtattaa
- the TAF5 gene encoding chromatin modification protein (similar to Saccharomyces cerevisiae TAF5 (YBR198C); ancestral locus Anc_8.544), whose protein sequence is MSQKQSTNQNQNGAHPPQQPVKNQRSNNAGGANSGQQSQQQSQGQSQQQGRSNGPFSASDLNRIVLEYLNKKGYHRTEAMLRAESGRTLTPQNNQSPGNTKTGKFPEQSPAPPNPGKTAKPVSNPTNLSSKRDAEGGIVSNGRLEGLNAPENYIRAYSMLKNWVDSSLEIYRPELSYIMYPIFIYLFLNLVAKNPVYARRFFDRFSPDFKDFHGSEINRLFSVNSIDHIKENEVASAFQSHRYRITMSKTTLNLLLYFLNENESVGGSLIISVINQHLDPNIVESVTAREKLADGIKVLSDSENGNGKQNLIMNSVPVKLGLFPKDEEFVKEIETELKIKDDQEKQQNQQTPGENHAEANNRTLLQEYKAMNNEKFEDNADEEDKDKLKDKAAKDEEKKENELKVDNEKTDSNLLSPARDVLPLPPKTALDLKMEIQKVKESRDAIKLDNLQLALPSVCMYTFQNTNKDMSCLNFSDDCRIAAAGFQDSYIKIWSLDGSSLNNPNIMLNSANNNYRDDDPTCKTLVGHSGTVYSTSFSPDNKYLLSGSEDKTVRLWSMDTHTALVSYKGHNHPVWDVNFSPLGHYFATASHDQTARLWSCDHIYPLRIFAGHLNDVDCVSFHPNGCYVFTGSSDKTCRMWDVSTGDSVRLFLGHTAPVICIAVSPDGRWLSTGSEDGIINIWDIGTGKRLKQMRGHGKNAIYSLSYSKEGNVLISGGADHSVRVWDLKKATTEPSAEPDEPFIGYLGDVTASINQDIKEYGRRRTVIPTSDLVASFYTKKTPVFKVKFSRSNLAVAGGAFRP, encoded by the coding sequence atgtCACAGAAGCAAAGTACGAACCAGAATCAGAATGGTGCACACCCGCCGCAGCAACCTGTGAAAAATCAGCGATCTAATAATGCTGGCGGCGCCAATTCCGGGCAGCAGTCACAGCAGCAGAGCCAAGGCCAGTCACAGCAGCAGGGAAGATCCAATGGCCCTTTTTCTGCCTCAGATCTGAATAGAATTGTCCTGGagtatttgaataaaaaggGATACCACCGTACAGAGGCCATGCTGAGGGCTGAGAGTGGACGTACGCTAACACCTCAAAACAACCAATCTCCAGGAAACACTAAAACAGGAAAATTTCCTGAACAATCACCAGCACCTCCAAATCCTGGAAAGACTGCTAAGCCCGTAAGTAATCCTACTAATTTGTCATCTAAGAGAGATGCCGAGGGTGGGATAGTATCCAATGGTCGACTAGAGGGGCTTAACGCGCCCGAAAATTATATAAGAGCATATTCAATGCTAAAAAATTGGGTAGATTCATCTTTGGAAATATACAGGCCAGAACTAAGCTACATCATGTATCCAATattcatttatttatttttaaatttAGTGGCCAAAAATCCTGTTTATGCTCGTCGCTTCTTTGATAGATTTTCTCCAGACTTCAAGGATTTCCACGGTTCAGAAATCAATAGGCTCTTCAGTGTCAATTCTATAGACCACatcaaggaaaatgagGTTGCAAGCGCTTTCCAATCTCACAGGTACAGAATCACCATGTCCAAAACCACTTTAAATcttcttttatattttctgaatgaaaatgagagCGTTGGAGGGTCGTTAATAATTAGCGTAATAAATCAACATCTGGATCCAAATATCGTAGAATCGGTAACCGCAAGGGAAAAATTGGCCGATGGTATAAAAGTTCTCAGTGACAGTGAAAACGGAAATGGAAAACAAAACCTGATAATGAACTCGGTTCCTGTCAAACTAGGACTTTTCCCAAAAGACGAAGAAtttgtcaaagaaattgaaacagAATTAAAGATAAAGGATGACCAAGAGAAACAGCAGAATCAACAAACTCCAGGCGAAAACCACGCCGAAGCGAACAACAGAACTTTATTACAAGAGTATAAAGCCATGAATAACGAAAAATTTGAGGACAATGCCGACGAAGAGGATAAGGATAAATTGAAAGATAAAGCCGCCAAagatgaggaaaagaaggaaaacgaGTTGAAAGTggataatgaaaaaacagATAGCAATTTATTGTCTCCGGCAAGAGATGTTTTACCGCTACCTCCAAAGACGGCGttagatttgaagatggaGATCCAAAAGGTTAAAGAATCCCGTGACGCTATCAAACTGGATAATTTACAATTGGCCTTGCCCAGCGTATGCATGTACACATTCCAGAACACAAATAAGGACATGTCGTGTTTGAATTTTAGCGATGATTGTAGAATTGCTGCTGCCGGGTTCCAAGACAGCTATATTAAAATCTGGTCGCTTGACGGTTCATCGTTAAATAATCCCAACATCATGCTAAACAGCGCCAACAACAATTACAGAGATGATGATCCAACTTGTAAAACACTAGTGGGACACAGTGGTACGGTGTATTCAACGAGTTTTAGCCCCGACAATAAATATTTACTTTCCGGTTCTGAAGACAAAACCGTCAGACTATGGTCAATGGATACACACACAGCATTGGTTAGTTACAAAGGCCATAATCACCCTGTTTGGGACGTCAATTTCTCTCCGTTAGGCCATTATTTCGCCACTGCATCGCACGACCAAACCGCAAGGCTATGGTCCTGCGATCACATATATCCACTAAGAATATTTGCTGGTCATTTAAATGATGTTGATTGTGTGTCATTCCACCCGAACGGTTGCTATGTGTTTACTGGGTCTAGTGATAAGACATGTCGAATGTGGGATGTCTCCACTGGTGATTCGGTTCGATTATTTTTGGGCCATACTGCGCCTGTCATCTGCATTGCCGTTTCTCCGGATGGTAGATGGCTCTCCACCGGTAGTGAAGATGGTATTATAAACATATGGGACATTGGCACAGGAAAAAGACTGAAACAAATGCGTGGTCATGGTAAGAACGCCATTTATTCCCTATCTTATAGCAAGGAGGGAAACGTACTCATTAGTGGAGGTGCCGATCACTCAGTTCGTGTATGGGATCTGAAAAAAGCCACAACCGAACCAAGCGCAGAACCAGACGAGCCATTCATCGGATATTTAGGTGACGTCACTGCGTCGATCAACCAGGATATAAAGGAATACGGGCGCAGAAGGACAGTTATACCCACAAGTGATTTAGTGGCATCGTTCTACACCAAGAAAAC